From a region of the Gammaproteobacteria bacterium genome:
- a CDS encoding hypothetical protein (Evidence 5 : Unknown function), translated as MAVDVLDASFADQIIHLTGRERLTSREMLEMIREIFGGEIEVNIKGTGMIGHYIHTPYNFTPRLGKRLIRQTYIDIGLGLLDYIQQRHAVLVEENK; from the coding sequence ATGGCCGTTGATGTGTTGGATGCGTCATTCGCAGACCAAATCATCCATCTGACGGGAAGAGAAAGACTCACAAGTCGAGAAATGCTGGAAATGATTCGAGAAATATTCGGAGGAGAAATAGAAGTAAACATAAAAGGAACCGGAATGATCGGGCATTACATACACACCCCATACAATTTTACGCCCCGCCTCGGAAAACGTCTCATCAGGCAGACATACATCGATATCGGACTAGGACTGCTGGATTATATCCAACAAAGACACGCCGTCCTCGTCGAAGAAAATAAATGA